The DNA segment CAATGCAACTTGAGCAGGAAGCAAGGGCGGGGGGGGATGACATTTTCTCTGTCCCATTTCACCCTTTCAACCATGACATTTTCTCTGTCCCTTGACAGTTATATTTTCGCATCCCACGGCACCCGGATGGCTTGAAGAAACGACATGGAAAATCGGGCGGTCCCTCATTGGAAGGGACCGCCCGATTTTCACCGCTGCAATTTTGTCGCCTACTGCTCGACGTAAACCTGGTCCAGACGATTGATCAGTCCGCGGTAGAGGTCGTCCGCCCCCTTCACGCTCTTGCCCTTCGCGTAGGGGAAGTCGGGCGTAGTGAGATACACCCAGGCCGTGAGTTCGTTGATCCTGTTCCAGAGCTGCGTGTAGATCGCCTCTCGTTCCGGGCCGTCGGGCGTCACCTTGCCCTTGTCGATCAGCTCGTCGACCTGAGCGTCCTTCAGCCAGACGCGGTTCGAGGGCCCCGCGTTCTTGGAGTGGAAGGGGCCACCGATCCAGTTGTCGGGATCGGGGTTCGCGTCGGAGGCGGCCCAGCCGATGATGAAGGAGGCCAGTTCGCCGGACTTGAGCCGCTCCAGGAACGTCCCCCACTCGAGGATCTGGACCTCCACCTGGATCCCCACCTCGGCGAGCTGCGCCTGGATGATGGTGGCGCTGTCGATCCGCTCCTTGCGGTCGTTCGTCCAGATCGTCATCGTATAGTCCTTGGGGAAACCGGCCTCCTCGAGCAGGGCCTTGGCCCCCTCGGGGTCGTACTTGAAGGGTTCCGGATTGCTCGGATAGTAAAGGTGCTTGGGCAGGAAGGGTCCCTGAGGAACCACGGCGTAGCCGTCGTAGACGACCTCGTTGAGCCCCTCCTTGTCGATGGCCATCCCGATCGCCTTGCGGACCCTGGGGTCGTCGAAGGGCTTTTTCTGCGTATGGAGCCCCAGATAGGTGATGTTCATCCCGGGCGTCAGGACCACGTCGACCTTCTTCTCCTCCTGCATACGTTTGACGTCCGTGTAGGGGACGTTGTAGATCAGGTCCACGTTGCCCGTCTCGAGCTCGATGACCCGGCTGTTCGACTCCGGGATGCAGCGGAAGGTCAGCGTCTTGGCCTTGGCCTTCTCCCCCCAGTAGTCCTCGAAACGCTCCATCACCGTCCGGTCTCCCTTGACCATGCTGACGAACTTGAAGGGGCCGGTGCCGATCGGGGCGTTGCCGTAATTCTTTCCGGCCTCCTCAACGGCCTTCTTGTTCATGATGTAGGCCGAAGAGTGCGAGAGGTTCCCCAGAAACGCCGTCATGGGAACCCGGGAGCGGACGAGCAGCGTATAATCGTCGATCTTCTCGAACCCATTGGGGTCGATGTTGTCCCCATAGGTCTTGACCGGCGCCGAGCTGGGGAGCGTCATGCGGTGCAGGGAGAAGATGACGTCGTCCGCCTTCAACTCCTCGCCGTTGTGGAACTTGACGCCCTTGCGGAGCTTGAACTTGTAGGTGAGCGGGTCGACCTGCTCCCACGACTCGGCGAGAACGGGGGCCATGCTCTTGTCCTTGCGGATCTCGAGCAGCGGTTCGTAGAGCTGAATCAGCGCGCTGCTCGAGGACGTATCGTTGGTCCCCTGGGGGTCCAAGGACTTCGCATCGGACGACATCCCCACGGTCAGGGTCTCCTTGATTGCGGCAAACCCCGGAGCGCAAAAGGCCAAAACCGAAACCAGAACGAACAGAACTGCCAATTTCCTCACACTAAAACACTCCCCTTTCCTCATTTACGAACCCTCCGAAAAACTTCCCTGCCGTCAGCCATCCTCCGCTTGTCCTCCACCTCCCCGCCGTCGGGGGTCATCCTCTCCCCGGTCACTGAAACCTCAGCAGCCCTCCCGCCCGGTCGGCGGTCAGGAGGTTGTCCTCGCAGGCCAGGACCCCGGCCACCCAGACCTTGTCTATCCCCAAAGGCGGGGCCAGGGGCTCTTTGTGCGTGCTCCCGTCCAGGACCGTATCGGGATCGAAGAGGACCATGTCCGCGTCCATTCCCGGGCGCAGGACCCCCTTCCTCCCGAGCCCCAGCCGAGCGGCCGGGAGGGAGGTCATCTTGCGCACCGCCTCCTCGAGCCGCAAAACCTTCAGTTCTCTGACGTAACGTCCCAAGACCCTGGGGAAGGTGCCCGCCGAGCGTGGATGGCAAAGACGGCCCGGAGCCGGATGCGATCCGTCCGACCCCACCATGACCAGCGGATGCACCATCACGTTCCGAACGTCCTGTTCGTCCAGGGTAAAGAAACAGGCGGCATCGTTGCCCTCGTTTCGGTAGATGATCTCCAAAGCGGCGTCGACCTCGTCCAGCCCCATCGCCTCCGCGGCCTCCCTCAGCGACAGCCCTCGGAACTGCGGCGTCATGGGAACGTCCATCAACAGGATGCCCCGCTCGATGGCGGCGGTGCAGCGCGTCCATTCCCGCATCTCCTGCGCGGCCTCCCGGCGTCTCCTTTCGTCGCCCAGGGCGTCCAGCAGCCCCTCCAGCCCTCCGCTGTGCAGGTGATTGGGGATGAGGATCCTGAGGGTCGTGGAGGAGGCGGTGTAGGGGTACTGGTCGACGGTGACGTCGATCCCCTCGGCGCGGGCTCCATCGATGATCGAGAAAAGGTGCTCCGCCATATCGGGACGATCCGCGGCCTTCGCCTTGAGATGGACGACCTGGACCGGGATGCCGTTGACGCGCCCGACGTTCAGGGTCGCCCTGACGGATTCCGGAGATCCGGCGGCCTGATTGCGCATATGGGAAAGGTAGAGCCCACGTTTGTCGGCGAGGCCCCCCGCGACGTATTCGATCTCCTCGTCCGAGGAGAAGAACCCCGGGGGATACCCCAGTCCGCTCGTCATTCCGAAGGCACCGGCATCGACGGCCTCCCGGGCGAGACCCCGCATGGCATCGAGCTCGGCGCGCGATGGGGTCCTGTCCTCGAAGCCCATGACCGCCAATCGGATCGTCCCCTGCCCGACAAAGGCCCCCACGTTCAAACCCAACGGAAGGGCCGCCAGACGGTCGAGCCAGTCCGCGAAGCTCCGCCAGCTCCAATCCGTCTCCCCCCCGGTCCGGAGAAAACCGCAGTACCGGTCGAGCAGGGGGACCGTCCCGTCGGTCACCGGTGCGGGGCTGAGCCCGCACTGCCCCACCATGATGGTGGTGACGCCCTGGCGCAGGGAGATCCCGCCCGAGGGGTCCCTCAGCAGGTCGAAGTCCGCATGATTGTGGATATCGATGAACCCGGGGGCCAGGACCCTGCCCCGGGCGTCGATCTCGCGGGCTGCAGCGCCCTCCGGGACGCGCCCGATGACGGCGATCCGGCCGTCCGAGACGGCGAGGTCCGCGGCGAAGAAACCGGCCCCGGTCCCATCGACGATACGGGCGTTGCGCACTACAAAATCCAGCATGTTTCCTCCCTCACGATCTCGAGGTCCCCGCCGCCCGGAGGCGCTCCCCGACGAACGCACGGGCCTGACCGAGGGTCCCCGCATCCGGACAATAGACGCGCATCAGCACGCCACGCCGCCCCCGCAGCAACAGGACGTTCATCGCCTCCAACGACTGCACTTCGTGAACGTCCCCCCACGCTACCCGTTTGACGACGCTGCGCAGCGGGTCCGATACGTCCTCGATCGGGTAGCCCCTCCATCTCGGAAACGCGGCACGCCCCAAGGGCACGGGGCTGACGCGCAGGTTCTCGCAGTACGCCTCCCCCTCCTCCAAACGATAGAGGGCCGCGTAGCGGTTTCTCTGGATCAACAGCGCCGCAAGGGCAAAGACGGCCGCAAAAATGAGCGTCACATAGCCCGATACCCAGGCCGCGCCGGTGAGGTGCGTGCGGTCCAGATAGCCCCCGAACCAGAGCTGAAGGGCCATGAGGATGACCGCCATCAGCCCCCAGGCGATGCAGAGCACCAGGAGCACATCCAGGAGGATCAGGGGATTCGTGGCGATGGGAACGCCGACGAACCAGCGCAACACCCTCGGCCGGGCCGTCCGGCCGGATCCTCCGCGATCAGACGCCGAGGGACGCTCCAAGACCGTTCTCCCTCGGGAAGTGACAGGCCACGAGGTGTCCGTCCTCCTTGGGCTCCAGCGGAGGTTCCACCTCCGTACAAATCTCCTGACGACAGAAGCAGCGTCCCGCGAAACGACAGCCCGACGGGGGCGAGATCGGAGAGGGCACGTCCCCCTCGAGTATGATCCTGCGCGGAGGACCGCTCCTCACCCGGGCCACGGGAACGGCCGAGAGGAGCGCCTGCGTGTAGGGGTGCATCGGGTTCTTGAAAAGCGTGATGTTGTCCGTCATCTCCACGATCTTGCCGAGGTACATCACCGCCACCCGATCGGAGACGTAGCGGACCACACTCAGGTCGTGGGAAATGAAGAGATAGGTAAAGCCCCGCTCCTTCCTCAGGTCGCCCAACAGGTTCAGTATCTGCGCCTGAATGCAGACATCGAGCGCCGAAACGGGCTCGTCCAGGACGATGAACTCGGGGTCCAGCGCCAGAGCGCGGGCGATGCCGATGCGCTGGCGCCTGCCCCCGTCCAGTTCGTGAGGATAGGAGGTACAGAGCCGCTCGGACAGGCCGACGGTGTCCATCATCTCCTTCACGCGCCTGTCGATGGAACCGCGCCCGCCGGGAAGGCCGTTGATGACCATGGGCTCCGCGATCAGCTGCGAGACGGACATCCTGGGGTTCAGAGAGGAGAAAGGATCCTGAAAGACGATCTGGACCTTCTTCCGAAACTCGGCCTTCTGCGCGGAACCGTATTTCAGGGTGTCCTCGCCCTGGTACAGGATCTCGCCGCCCGTCGCGGGGATCAGTCCGATCACGACGCGCCCCAGCGTCGACTTGCCGCATCCGGACTCCCCGACGAGCCCCAGAGTCTTCCCCCGGGGAATCCCGAACGAGACGTCATCCACCGCCTTCAGAGTTCCCTTGCGGACCTCGAAATACTTCTTCAGATTCCGGATCTCCAGGAACGTCCTCTCATCCGCCGTATTCTTGACTGCCGTCATCGGTCGGTCCCCGCCTTCATCTCATCGCTCAGGACGTCCTCACCCGCTCCGTCCAACGGAAAATGGCAGCTCACGAAGTGTCCGGGGCGAACCTCGCGCATCGCGCAGCCCGGCCTTCGGCAGACCTCACGGGCCCGTTCGCATCGGGGCGCAAAGCGGCAGCCCTCGGGCAACGCGGTCGGGTCCGGGGGCAGGCCGGGAATGACTGCCAATCGGGCTCCCACGTCGCTCTCCAGCGAGGGCACCGCCTCGAAAAGACCGCGGGTGTAGGGGTGCAGCGGATGATCGAAAAGGTCCTTCACCGAGGCGTACTCCACCACCGTTCCCGCATAGGCGATCGCGACGTCGTCGCAGGTTTCCGCCACGACCCCCAGGTCGTGCGTGATCAGCAGCATCGAGGTCCGGATCTTATTCTGAAGCTCGCGGATGAGGTCCAGAATCTGCGCCTGGATGGTCACGTCGAGCGCGGTCGTCGGCTCGTCCGCGATCAGGAGCGCCGGTTCGCAGGCCAGGGCGATGGCGATGACGACCCTCTGGCGCATCCCCCCGCTCAACTGGTGCGGGTAGTCCTTGGCCCGTTCGGAACGGATTCCCACCATCTCCAGCATTTCCTCGGCACGTCTGCGGGCGTCCTCCCCCTTCAGATCGGTGTGCAGCTGGATCATCTCCATGATCTGGTCCTCGATCGTCATGATCGGGTTGAGGGAGGTCATGGGGTCCTGGAAAATCATCGAGATCCTTCCACCCCTCAGGTGTTTTTTCTCGGACTCGGTCATCCGCATGACGTCCTCGCCCTCGAAAAGGATCCTGCCGCCCGAAATGCGTCCCGGAGGACTTTGGATCAGCTGAAGGACCGCCAGGGCGGTCGTGGTCTTGCCCGCACCGGTCTCCCCCACGAAACCGAGGGTCTTCCCCCGCTCCAATGCCAGATTGAGGCCGTTCACGGCCTTCACCAGTCCGGTATCCGTGTCGTATTCCACGCTCAGGTCCCGGATGTCGAGAATCCTCTCCATCTCCGGGGCGCAGCTCGCCGTTCTGTCGATTCCCATACTCTCTACCTCTTTTGCTTGGGGTCGAGGGCATCGCGCAGCCCGTCCCCGATAAAATTCAAAGCGATGATCGTGACGACGATCGCGATCCCCGGGAAGAGGCTGAGGTAGGCGCTGCCCCTGAGATAGCCCCTGGCACTGGAGAGCATACCCCCCCATTCCGGATAGGGAGGCTGAATCCCCAGCCCGATGAAGCTGAGGCTCGCGGCGGACAGAATCGCGTTGGCGACGCGCAGCGTGGACTGGACGATCAGGGGCGCGCAACAGTTCGGAAGGATGTGCGTGAGGATGATCCTGAGGTCGCTGGCCCCCATGGCCCGGGCCGCCTCGACGAACTCCATCTCCTTGACGGACAGGACCGAGGCCCGCAGCAGCCGCGCAAAGGTCGGGACCGAGGAGATCCCCACGGCGATCATCAGGTTGAACAGCCCCGGCCCGAGCGCCGCCGATATCGCGATGGCGAGCAGGGTCGTGGGAATGGAAAGCTGAATGTCCATGACGCGCATGACCACGTGGTCGAGCCTGCCGCCGTAGAAGCCCGCGACGGCCCCCAGCGCGCCGCCCAACAGGAGGGATATCGACACCGCCACCAGCCCCACCTGCAGGGAGACGCGGGCGCCATAGATCAGCCGGCTGAGGACATCGCGCCCAAACTCGTCCGTCCCCAGCCAATGGGCCGCACTGGGCGCGGCCAGCCTCTCCCTGAGGTTCTGTTTCGCATAGTCGTAGGGCGCGATCACGTCCGCAAAAAGGGCGGAGAAGATCAGAAACCCCAGGATGACGAGCCCCAGGACGGCCAGTCGGTTGCGCCGCAGCCGCACGAGGGTCAGTCTCAGCATGCTGTTCTTCTTCAGCAACATTCTCGTGCCCCCTATCGGTACTGGGCCCGGATCCGCGGATCGACCCAGGCGTAAAGAAGGTCCACAGCCAGATTCATCAGGCAGAAGACCAAGGCGATATAGAGCACGCCCCCCTGAACGACCGGGTAGTCCCGCATCTTGATGGAGTTGACCATCAGGCGCCCCACACCGGGGATCGAGAACACCGTCTCGGTGAGGATGCCCCCTCCGAGCAGCGCCCCAAACTGCATGCCGATGATCGTGATGATCGGGATCAGGGCATTGGGCAGGGCGTGCTTGAAGATCACCTTGAGCTCGGACTGCCCCTTCGCACGGGCGGTACGGATGTAGTCGGCCTTGATGACCTCCAGCATGCTGGAGCGCGTCATGCGCGTGATGATGGCGAGGCTGCCGCCCGAGAGGGTGAAGACGGGCATGACCATCTCGTCGAACGTCGTGAAGCCGGACGGGGGCAGCCAGCCCAGATGGACGGAAAAGAGGAGGATCAGGAGGATTCCGAGCCAGAAGTTCGGCATCGCCACCCCGATGAGGGCCAGGACCATGGTGACGGAATCGAAGAGCGAGTACTGCCTGACGGCGCAGATGATACCGAAGGGAATCCCGACCAAAACGCCGAGCAGCACGGCGTAGAAGGCCAGCCGGAGCGTGATGGGGAAACGATTCATCAACTCCTCCGTGACGGGGTTCTTGGTGACGTAGGACGTTCCGAAGTCGCCCTTCACAAACCCGTTGTAGAAATAGCGGGAGAACTGGACCAGAAAGGGCTCGTCGAGCCCGTGGTTCTTCCGGAACTGCTCGACGGCCTCGGGAGGGGCGTCCTCGCCCAGGGCCATGCGCGCCGGATCCCCGGGCGTGATGTAGAGCAGCGTGAAGATGATGAAGGCGACCCCCAGAATGAC comes from the Fretibacterium sp. OH1220_COT-178 genome and includes:
- a CDS encoding ABC transporter permease, giving the protein MLLKKNSMLRLTLVRLRRNRLAVLGLVILGFLIFSALFADVIAPYDYAKQNLRERLAAPSAAHWLGTDEFGRDVLSRLIYGARVSLQVGLVAVSISLLLGGALGAVAGFYGGRLDHVVMRVMDIQLSIPTTLLAIAISAALGPGLFNLMIAVGISSVPTFARLLRASVLSVKEMEFVEAARAMGASDLRIILTHILPNCCAPLIVQSTLRVANAILSAASLSFIGLGIQPPYPEWGGMLSSARGYLRGSAYLSLFPGIAIVVTIIALNFIGDGLRDALDPKQKR
- the nikB gene encoding nickel ABC transporter permease, coding for MLRYVLHRTLMLVPVILGVAFIIFTLLYITPGDPARMALGEDAPPEAVEQFRKNHGLDEPFLVQFSRYFYNGFVKGDFGTSYVTKNPVTEELMNRFPITLRLAFYAVLLGVLVGIPFGIICAVRQYSLFDSVTMVLALIGVAMPNFWLGILLILLFSVHLGWLPPSGFTTFDEMVMPVFTLSGGSLAIITRMTRSSMLEVIKADYIRTARAKGQSELKVIFKHALPNALIPIITIIGMQFGALLGGGILTETVFSIPGVGRLMVNSIKMRDYPVVQGGVLYIALVFCLMNLAVDLLYAWVDPRIRAQYR
- a CDS encoding ABC transporter ATP-binding protein encodes the protein MTAVKNTADERTFLEIRNLKKYFEVRKGTLKAVDDVSFGIPRGKTLGLVGESGCGKSTLGRVVIGLIPATGGEILYQGEDTLKYGSAQKAEFRKKVQIVFQDPFSSLNPRMSVSQLIAEPMVINGLPGGRGSIDRRVKEMMDTVGLSERLCTSYPHELDGGRRQRIGIARALALDPEFIVLDEPVSALDVCIQAQILNLLGDLRKERGFTYLFISHDLSVVRYVSDRVAVMYLGKIVEMTDNITLFKNPMHPYTQALLSAVPVARVRSGPPRRIILEGDVPSPISPPSGCRFAGRCFCRQEICTEVEPPLEPKEDGHLVACHFPRENGLGASLGV
- a CDS encoding ABC transporter ATP-binding protein, producing the protein MGIDRTASCAPEMERILDIRDLSVEYDTDTGLVKAVNGLNLALERGKTLGFVGETGAGKTTTALAVLQLIQSPPGRISGGRILFEGEDVMRMTESEKKHLRGGRISMIFQDPMTSLNPIMTIEDQIMEMIQLHTDLKGEDARRRAEEMLEMVGIRSERAKDYPHQLSGGMRQRVVIAIALACEPALLIADEPTTALDVTIQAQILDLIRELQNKIRTSMLLITHDLGVVAETCDDVAIAYAGTVVEYASVKDLFDHPLHPYTRGLFEAVPSLESDVGARLAVIPGLPPDPTALPEGCRFAPRCERAREVCRRPGCAMREVRPGHFVSCHFPLDGAGEDVLSDEMKAGTDR
- a CDS encoding ABC transporter substrate-binding protein, whose protein sequence is MRKLAVLFVLVSVLAFCAPGFAAIKETLTVGMSSDAKSLDPQGTNDTSSSSALIQLYEPLLEIRKDKSMAPVLAESWEQVDPLTYKFKLRKGVKFHNGEELKADDVIFSLHRMTLPSSAPVKTYGDNIDPNGFEKIDDYTLLVRSRVPMTAFLGNLSHSSAYIMNKKAVEEAGKNYGNAPIGTGPFKFVSMVKGDRTVMERFEDYWGEKAKAKTLTFRCIPESNSRVIELETGNVDLIYNVPYTDVKRMQEEKKVDVVLTPGMNITYLGLHTQKKPFDDPRVRKAIGMAIDKEGLNEVVYDGYAVVPQGPFLPKHLYYPSNPEPFKYDPEGAKALLEEAGFPKDYTMTIWTNDRKERIDSATIIQAQLAEVGIQVEVQILEWGTFLERLKSGELASFIIGWAASDANPDPDNWIGGPFHSKNAGPSNRVWLKDAQVDELIDKGKVTPDGPEREAIYTQLWNRINELTAWVYLTTPDFPYAKGKSVKGADDLYRGLINRLDQVYVEQ
- a CDS encoding N-acyl-D-amino-acid deacylase family protein is translated as MLDFVVRNARIVDGTGAGFFAADLAVSDGRIAVIGRVPEGAAAREIDARGRVLAPGFIDIHNHADFDLLRDPSGGISLRQGVTTIMVGQCGLSPAPVTDGTVPLLDRYCGFLRTGGETDWSWRSFADWLDRLAALPLGLNVGAFVGQGTIRLAVMGFEDRTPSRAELDAMRGLAREAVDAGAFGMTSGLGYPPGFFSSDEEIEYVAGGLADKRGLYLSHMRNQAAGSPESVRATLNVGRVNGIPVQVVHLKAKAADRPDMAEHLFSIIDGARAEGIDVTVDQYPYTASSTTLRILIPNHLHSGGLEGLLDALGDERRRREAAQEMREWTRCTAAIERGILLMDVPMTPQFRGLSLREAAEAMGLDEVDAALEIIYRNEGNDAACFFTLDEQDVRNVMVHPLVMVGSDGSHPAPGRLCHPRSAGTFPRVLGRYVRELKVLRLEEAVRKMTSLPAARLGLGRKGVLRPGMDADMVLFDPDTVLDGSTHKEPLAPPLGIDKVWVAGVLACEDNLLTADRAGGLLRFQ